From the Psychrobacillus sp. FSL K6-4046 genome, one window contains:
- the sppA gene encoding signal peptide peptidase SppA, with translation MNMKRWLAIVGAAILLAISLVVNTASSIFSTDWSTFMEDVSSTANTEFYETVLQPGSMNKRVAVLTVDGTIQDTGGTTSLFGTEGYNHQFFLQQLDQVRNDDSVKAVVLQVNSPGGGVVESAQIYKEIVEIQEETGKPFYVSMGSMAASGGYYISAPADKIFVNKETLTGSIGVIMQSINYGGLAEKYGVEFVTIKSGPYKDIMSPTRDMTEEERAMLQDMLNDSYEDFVDIIEQGRNMTEAEVKKVADGRILNGRQAVESGLADELGFLEDAIASIQTDYDLEGAEVFEYGFSPSFSSLFAMKAQSFFGVDIESKLIAKLIADNSAPKMMYLYGNE, from the coding sequence ATGAATATGAAACGTTGGTTGGCCATTGTAGGAGCTGCAATTTTGTTAGCCATATCCTTGGTTGTTAATACTGCATCATCCATATTCTCAACAGATTGGTCTACATTTATGGAAGATGTAAGCTCTACAGCTAATACAGAGTTCTATGAAACAGTCCTACAGCCAGGAAGTATGAATAAACGAGTGGCTGTACTTACAGTAGATGGTACCATTCAAGATACCGGTGGAACTACTAGCTTGTTTGGAACAGAAGGATATAATCATCAGTTTTTCCTTCAACAATTAGATCAAGTGAGAAATGACGACTCTGTTAAGGCAGTCGTTCTTCAAGTAAACTCCCCAGGTGGAGGGGTAGTGGAATCAGCACAGATCTATAAGGAAATAGTAGAAATTCAAGAAGAGACCGGCAAACCATTTTATGTTTCGATGGGAAGCATGGCAGCTTCAGGAGGATATTACATATCTGCACCAGCCGATAAAATCTTTGTTAACAAAGAAACACTGACAGGTTCTATCGGGGTGATTATGCAAAGCATAAACTATGGCGGCCTTGCTGAAAAGTACGGCGTGGAATTTGTGACGATCAAATCAGGACCATATAAAGACATTATGAGTCCAACGAGAGACATGACAGAAGAAGAGCGAGCAATGCTACAAGATATGCTAAATGATTCTTATGAGGACTTTGTTGATATTATTGAACAAGGAAGAAATATGACAGAGGCTGAAGTTAAGAAAGTAGCAGATGGAAGAATATTAAACGGAAGACAGGCCGTGGAGTCGGGTCTTGCGGATGAGCTTGGTTTCTTAGAGGATGCTATAGCGTCCATTCAAACTGACTATGACCTAGAAGGCGCAGAAGTGTTTGAGTATGGTTTTTCTCCTAGCTTCTCTTCATTATTTGCGATGAAGGCACAATCATTTTTTGGAGTAGACATTGAATCTAAATTGATTGCTAAGCTAATTGCAGATAATTCTGCACCAAAAATGATGTATCTTTATGGAAATGAATAA